The following proteins come from a genomic window of Salvia hispanica cultivar TCC Black 2014 chromosome 4, UniMelb_Shisp_WGS_1.0, whole genome shotgun sequence:
- the LOC125224480 gene encoding putative UDP-glucuronate:xylan alpha-glucuronosyltransferase 3 isoform X2: protein MTMQRYTDDHEDTSKRRFLRSRVFKDGERSLYRSSMDRISSFKFSTLKAVMVIIIIGAFFTILRSPSIHDSDHMSRSRYRSNLADRFGIDQSYTSHLNIDWDEASAAMERLTDRDEYKGVGLLNFNEEEISQWKQLLPDAEHIVLFTDYASPNVTWETLYPEWLDEEEEFDVPTCPSLPRIHYPGKPRLDLIVVKLPCDKSKQNWARDIARFHLQLEAARVAAMAKGYHPVHVILITECFPTPNLFTCKELIVREGNIWLYKPNLNKLREKLNLPVGSCELAIPLTSEENWNSGNARREAYATILHSAHVYVCGAIAAAQSIRMAGSTRDLVILVDESISDYDRGGLEEAGWKIHTIQRIRNPKAERDAYNEWNYSKFRLWQLTDYDKIIFIDADLLILRNIDFLFKMPEITATGNNATLFNSGVMVIEPSNCTFELLMDHINEIESYNGGDQGYLNEIFPWWHRIPKHMNFLKHFWIGDEPERKEMKTRLFGADPPVLYVLHYLGMKPWLCFRDYDCNWNVDILQEFASDVAHRTWWKVHDAMPEKLQKYCLLRSKQKAALEWDRRQAEKGNYSDGHWQIKIQDPRLTTCFEDFCFWESMLWHWGDKNWTDNSTATLPPPPPSSAQTASL, encoded by the exons ATGACGATGCAAAGATACACTGATGATCA TGAGGATACAAGCAAAAGAAGGTTTCTTAGAAGTAGAGTATTTAAAGATGGGGAACGATCCCTTTATCGATCCAGTATGGACAGGATATCGAGCTTCAAGTTCTCCACCTTGAAGGCTGTGATGGTCATCATCATAATTGGAGCATTTTTCACAATTCTACGTTCTCCGTCAATTCATGATTCAGATCACATGTCTCGTTCTCGATATAG gtcaaatttgGCTGATAGATTTGGCATAGATCAAAGTTACACATCACATTTAAATATCGACTGGGATGAAGCATCGGCAGCAATGGAGAGACTGACCGACAGGGACGAGTATAAGGGAGTAGGATTGCTGAATTTCAACGAGGAAGAAATTAGTCAGTGGAAGCAGTTGCTACCGGATGCAGAGCATATCGTGCTTTTCACAGATTATGCCTCTCCCAATGTTACTTGGGAAACATTATATCCAGAATGGCTagatgaggaagaagagtTCGATGTTCCCACTTGTCCTTCTTTACCCAGAATTCACTACCCGGGCAAACCACGGTTGGATCTTATTGTGGTGAAGCTTCCGTGTGATAAATCCAAGCAAAACTGGGCAAGGGACATAGCTCGTTTCCACTTACAACTTGAAGCTGCAAGGGTTGCTGCAATGGCCAAGGGGTATCATCCTGTGCATGTTATTCTTATCACCGAGTGTTTCCCGACCCCTAATCTGTTTACTTGCAAAGAGCTGATTGTAAGGGAAGGAAACATATGGCTGTATAAGCCCAATTTGAATAAACTGAGAGAAAAGCTCAACCTTCCAGTCGGGTCATGCGAACTTGCAATTCCTCTTACGAGCGAAG AAAATTGGAACTCGGGTAATGCAAGGCGAGAAGCATATGCAACTATTCTGCACTCAGCTCACGTCTACGTCTGTGGGGCGATTGCTGCTGCTCAGAGCATCCGTATGGCAGGTTCGACTCGTGATCTTGTGATACTTGTCGATGAAAGTATAAGCGACTACGACAGGGGCGGCCTTGAGGAGGCTGGGTGGAAAATCCATACGATTCAAAGAATAAGAAATCCAAAGGCAGAACGAGATGCCTACAACGAATGGAACTACAGCAAGTTTCGTCTTTGGCAGTTGACAGATTACGACAAGATTATATTCATAGATGCTGATCTGTTAATTCTGAGAAACATCGACTTCCTCTTCAAGATGCCAGAGATAACAGCCACAGGAAACAACGCGACCCTCTTCAACTCAGGGGTGATGGTTATTGAGCCATCAAACTGCACGTTTGAGCTGCTGATGGACCACATCAACGAGATTGAGTCGTACAACGGTGGAGACCAGGGGTATTTGAATGAGATCTTCCCATGGTGGCATCGGATCCCTAAACACATGAATTTCTTGAAACACTTTTGGATTGGTGACGAGCCAGAGAGGAAAGAGATGAAGACGCGTCTGTTTGGTGCTGATCCGCCAGTGCTATACGTGCTTCACTATTTGGGGATGAAACCATGGCTGTGTTTCAGGGACTATGACTGCAACTGGAACGTGGACATATTGCAGGAATTTGCAAGCGACGTGGCGCACAGGACATGGTGGAAGGTCCATGATGCAATGCCGGAGAAGTTACAGAAGTACTGCTTGCTTCGATCGAAGCAGAAGGCAGCGTTGGAGTGGGATCGCAGGCAGGCTGAGAAAGGTAACTACAGCGACGGGCACTGGCAAATTAAGATACAGGATCCGCGGCTGACGACCTGCTTCGAAGATTTCTGCTTCTGGGAAAGCATGTTGTGGCATTGGGGGGACAAGAACTGGACGGACAACTCCACGGCGACTCTGCCCCCGCCGCCACCATCTTCTGCTCAAACAGCTTCTTTATAA
- the LOC125224480 gene encoding putative UDP-glucuronate:xylan alpha-glucuronosyltransferase 3 isoform X1, protein MSMRGTSPTSLESRHRLSFNNEDTSKRRFLRSRVFKDGERSLYRSSMDRISSFKFSTLKAVMVIIIIGAFFTILRSPSIHDSDHMSRSRYRSNLADRFGIDQSYTSHLNIDWDEASAAMERLTDRDEYKGVGLLNFNEEEISQWKQLLPDAEHIVLFTDYASPNVTWETLYPEWLDEEEEFDVPTCPSLPRIHYPGKPRLDLIVVKLPCDKSKQNWARDIARFHLQLEAARVAAMAKGYHPVHVILITECFPTPNLFTCKELIVREGNIWLYKPNLNKLREKLNLPVGSCELAIPLTSEENWNSGNARREAYATILHSAHVYVCGAIAAAQSIRMAGSTRDLVILVDESISDYDRGGLEEAGWKIHTIQRIRNPKAERDAYNEWNYSKFRLWQLTDYDKIIFIDADLLILRNIDFLFKMPEITATGNNATLFNSGVMVIEPSNCTFELLMDHINEIESYNGGDQGYLNEIFPWWHRIPKHMNFLKHFWIGDEPERKEMKTRLFGADPPVLYVLHYLGMKPWLCFRDYDCNWNVDILQEFASDVAHRTWWKVHDAMPEKLQKYCLLRSKQKAALEWDRRQAEKGNYSDGHWQIKIQDPRLTTCFEDFCFWESMLWHWGDKNWTDNSTATLPPPPPSSAQTASL, encoded by the exons ATGAGTATGAGAGGAACCTCGCCTACTTCGCTAGAGTCCAGGCATAGGCTCTCTTTCAATAA TGAGGATACAAGCAAAAGAAGGTTTCTTAGAAGTAGAGTATTTAAAGATGGGGAACGATCCCTTTATCGATCCAGTATGGACAGGATATCGAGCTTCAAGTTCTCCACCTTGAAGGCTGTGATGGTCATCATCATAATTGGAGCATTTTTCACAATTCTACGTTCTCCGTCAATTCATGATTCAGATCACATGTCTCGTTCTCGATATAG gtcaaatttgGCTGATAGATTTGGCATAGATCAAAGTTACACATCACATTTAAATATCGACTGGGATGAAGCATCGGCAGCAATGGAGAGACTGACCGACAGGGACGAGTATAAGGGAGTAGGATTGCTGAATTTCAACGAGGAAGAAATTAGTCAGTGGAAGCAGTTGCTACCGGATGCAGAGCATATCGTGCTTTTCACAGATTATGCCTCTCCCAATGTTACTTGGGAAACATTATATCCAGAATGGCTagatgaggaagaagagtTCGATGTTCCCACTTGTCCTTCTTTACCCAGAATTCACTACCCGGGCAAACCACGGTTGGATCTTATTGTGGTGAAGCTTCCGTGTGATAAATCCAAGCAAAACTGGGCAAGGGACATAGCTCGTTTCCACTTACAACTTGAAGCTGCAAGGGTTGCTGCAATGGCCAAGGGGTATCATCCTGTGCATGTTATTCTTATCACCGAGTGTTTCCCGACCCCTAATCTGTTTACTTGCAAAGAGCTGATTGTAAGGGAAGGAAACATATGGCTGTATAAGCCCAATTTGAATAAACTGAGAGAAAAGCTCAACCTTCCAGTCGGGTCATGCGAACTTGCAATTCCTCTTACGAGCGAAG AAAATTGGAACTCGGGTAATGCAAGGCGAGAAGCATATGCAACTATTCTGCACTCAGCTCACGTCTACGTCTGTGGGGCGATTGCTGCTGCTCAGAGCATCCGTATGGCAGGTTCGACTCGTGATCTTGTGATACTTGTCGATGAAAGTATAAGCGACTACGACAGGGGCGGCCTTGAGGAGGCTGGGTGGAAAATCCATACGATTCAAAGAATAAGAAATCCAAAGGCAGAACGAGATGCCTACAACGAATGGAACTACAGCAAGTTTCGTCTTTGGCAGTTGACAGATTACGACAAGATTATATTCATAGATGCTGATCTGTTAATTCTGAGAAACATCGACTTCCTCTTCAAGATGCCAGAGATAACAGCCACAGGAAACAACGCGACCCTCTTCAACTCAGGGGTGATGGTTATTGAGCCATCAAACTGCACGTTTGAGCTGCTGATGGACCACATCAACGAGATTGAGTCGTACAACGGTGGAGACCAGGGGTATTTGAATGAGATCTTCCCATGGTGGCATCGGATCCCTAAACACATGAATTTCTTGAAACACTTTTGGATTGGTGACGAGCCAGAGAGGAAAGAGATGAAGACGCGTCTGTTTGGTGCTGATCCGCCAGTGCTATACGTGCTTCACTATTTGGGGATGAAACCATGGCTGTGTTTCAGGGACTATGACTGCAACTGGAACGTGGACATATTGCAGGAATTTGCAAGCGACGTGGCGCACAGGACATGGTGGAAGGTCCATGATGCAATGCCGGAGAAGTTACAGAAGTACTGCTTGCTTCGATCGAAGCAGAAGGCAGCGTTGGAGTGGGATCGCAGGCAGGCTGAGAAAGGTAACTACAGCGACGGGCACTGGCAAATTAAGATACAGGATCCGCGGCTGACGACCTGCTTCGAAGATTTCTGCTTCTGGGAAAGCATGTTGTGGCATTGGGGGGACAAGAACTGGACGGACAACTCCACGGCGACTCTGCCCCCGCCGCCACCATCTTCTGCTCAAACAGCTTCTTTATAA
- the LOC125218960 gene encoding signal recognition particle 14 kDa protein isoform X2, with protein MFERTTEKGSVWVTLKHSSDKSKVKRNKMKTAGEKIEFKCLIRATDGKKTISTMVGPKDHQRFQSSYATILKARMTALKKRERKDKRKTADSDKKQDQKKQSKPSN; from the exons ATGTTTGAGCGGACTACAGAAAAGGGCTCTGTGTGGGTTACTTTGAAGCACT CTTCTGACAAGTCCAAGGTTAAGAGGAACAAGATGAAGACAGCTGGGGAAAAGATTGAATTTAAGTGCCTAATTCGAGCTACAGATGGAAAGAAAACTATTTCAACAATG GTCGGTCCTAAAGATCACCAACGTTTCCAGTCGAGTTATGCAACTATCTTGAAAGCCCGGATGACTGCCTTGAAAAAGAGGGAGAGGAAGGACAAGCGAAAGACAGCAGATTCTGATAAAAAGCAGGACCAGAAGAAGCAATCCAAACCCTCTAACTAA
- the LOC125218960 gene encoding signal recognition particle 14 kDa protein isoform X1 has translation MVRLQPDPFLNELTNMFERTTEKGSVWVTLKHSSDKSKVKRNKMKTAGEKIEFKCLIRATDGKKTISTMVGPKDHQRFQSSYATILKARMTALKKRERKDKRKTADSDKKQDQKKQSKPSN, from the exons ATG GTGCGGTTACAGCCTGATCCCTTCCTCAATGAACTTACCAATATGTTTGAGCGGACTACAGAAAAGGGCTCTGTGTGGGTTACTTTGAAGCACT CTTCTGACAAGTCCAAGGTTAAGAGGAACAAGATGAAGACAGCTGGGGAAAAGATTGAATTTAAGTGCCTAATTCGAGCTACAGATGGAAAGAAAACTATTTCAACAATG GTCGGTCCTAAAGATCACCAACGTTTCCAGTCGAGTTATGCAACTATCTTGAAAGCCCGGATGACTGCCTTGAAAAAGAGGGAGAGGAAGGACAAGCGAAAGACAGCAGATTCTGATAAAAAGCAGGACCAGAAGAAGCAATCCAAACCCTCTAACTAA
- the LOC125219415 gene encoding uncharacterized protein LOC125219415 isoform X1, with translation MATTTMASSFQHVTLGCSNAKADAAPLLHVQYLSRTNFGLSRSLIYCGSSRMGKRLPLKPISAVGSGLEATITDPDKNQISIKNVEIVVESKNDDKMQVRVDLPGKETQIVFEKILRNLARTAPPVPGFRREKGGKTSKVPKDFLLQIIGEDRVTKFTIQEIVSTTLADYVKKENLTVKENKINTIQTAEELKSLFTPGNDFGFNATLELEKATEVEVSVEE, from the exons ATGGCAACCACGACAATGGCTTCATCATTTCAG CATGTTACTCTCGGTTGCAGCAATGCCAAGGCAGATGCTGCTCCTTTGCTTCATGTCCAGTATTTGTCTCGAACAAACTTTGGACTCTCAAG GTCGCTGATTTACTGTGGCTCCTCAAGGATGGGCAAGAGACTTCCACTGAAGCCAATATCTGCTGTGGGTTCAG GTTTAGAGGCAACAATAACAGATCCAGACAAGAATCAAATTAGCATTAAAAATGTTGAGATAGTAGTGGAGTCTAAGAATGATGATAAGATGCAA GTAAGGGTCGATTTGCCTGGGAAAGAAACACAGAtagtttttgagaaaattctCAGAAACTTAGCTCGTACAGCTCCACCGGTTCCTGGATTCCGCAGAGAAAAAGGAG GGAAGACATCTAAA GTCCCAAAGGACTTCCTCCTGCAAATCATTGGTGAAGATCGAGTTACAAAGTTCACTATCCAAGAGATTGTGAGCACAACATTGGCTGATTATGTGAAGAAG GAAAATCTGACTGTTAAGGAGAACAAGATCAACACAATACAAACTGCTGAAGAGCTCAAATCTCTGTTTACCCCTGGGAATGATTTTGGGTTTAATGCTACTCTCGAACTCGAGAAAGCCACAGAAGTTGAGGTGAGTGTTGAAGAATAG
- the LOC125219415 gene encoding uncharacterized protein LOC125219415 isoform X2: MNTNKALIHVTLGCSNAKADAAPLLHVQYLSRTNFGLSRSLIYCGSSRMGKRLPLKPISAVGSGLEATITDPDKNQISIKNVEIVVESKNDDKMQVRVDLPGKETQIVFEKILRNLARTAPPVPGFRREKGGKTSKVPKDFLLQIIGEDRVTKFTIQEIVSTTLADYVKKENLTVKENKINTIQTAEELKSLFTPGNDFGFNATLELEKATEVEVSVEE, translated from the exons ATGAACACGAATAAGGCTTTAATT CATGTTACTCTCGGTTGCAGCAATGCCAAGGCAGATGCTGCTCCTTTGCTTCATGTCCAGTATTTGTCTCGAACAAACTTTGGACTCTCAAG GTCGCTGATTTACTGTGGCTCCTCAAGGATGGGCAAGAGACTTCCACTGAAGCCAATATCTGCTGTGGGTTCAG GTTTAGAGGCAACAATAACAGATCCAGACAAGAATCAAATTAGCATTAAAAATGTTGAGATAGTAGTGGAGTCTAAGAATGATGATAAGATGCAA GTAAGGGTCGATTTGCCTGGGAAAGAAACACAGAtagtttttgagaaaattctCAGAAACTTAGCTCGTACAGCTCCACCGGTTCCTGGATTCCGCAGAGAAAAAGGAG GGAAGACATCTAAA GTCCCAAAGGACTTCCTCCTGCAAATCATTGGTGAAGATCGAGTTACAAAGTTCACTATCCAAGAGATTGTGAGCACAACATTGGCTGATTATGTGAAGAAG GAAAATCTGACTGTTAAGGAGAACAAGATCAACACAATACAAACTGCTGAAGAGCTCAAATCTCTGTTTACCCCTGGGAATGATTTTGGGTTTAATGCTACTCTCGAACTCGAGAAAGCCACAGAAGTTGAGGTGAGTGTTGAAGAATAG
- the LOC125222646 gene encoding something about silencing protein 10-like yields the protein MVRKSGKFKKKEDKKNSIRFDSDNEDMMDDDIDVFHKNRDVVPLNINEDVEESDEDAEQPVLDFEDDDEEDGHTDDDDDDDKPPRGLAAKIARTQKFLRAKFGDVEDGALDDADEVEPGRDFWGKKSDLYGADVGNEPQSSDDEDAAEEEDAVLKRQMTIANNLSMEDYGVEDTSQDEIDRELTFQEILDHGNAPSKASLDKEIKDEEGMTYEIVKKDLNALTKEEQMDVVYSSAPELIGLLSELKDALEQLENKVNPLVEKITRQESGKKGTMPYIEVKQLLLQSFCQAITFYLLLKSEGQPVRDHPVVSHLVEIKSLLDKIKTIDDNLSFDMEEILKKEMNGAGAVKILEKTAPVESDSLKNSEMCSIVASAEQATVEPNREVLLNTLKEAKRSQNKHQDKQVGPQSMEMLKIRASLEEKLKQQGVFSSMAPKAAKSSKNQQPVNRQLETFDDFVDEAMEIDGASKGGGNGDAIKKMILRPNKRKFAAGDDDIPKRDDIGERRRKHELRVLAGAGIKSGDDVEDETRSLSSDEADDANEDSDADSDLEFYKQVESKHAARLAEKSAKYSRVAEVPSLTDTVADDGKRHITNQIEKNRGLTRARKKLTKNPRKKYKLKHKKAEVRRKGQVREIRKPTGSYGGEASGINAGISRSVRFKN from the exons ATGGTGAGAAAAAGCGGCAAGttcaagaagaaggaagatAAGAAAAATTCAATTCGATTTGATTCTGATAATGAAGACATGATGGACGACGACATTGATGTTT TCCACAAGAACAGGGATGTTGTACCACTGAACATAAACGAGGATGTGGAAGAATCCGATGAGGATGCCGAGCAGCCTGTGCTTGATTTTGAG gatgatgatgaggaagaCGGACACACTGACGATGACGATGACGATGATAAGCCGCCAAGGGGTCTGGCTGCAAAAA TTGCAAGAACACAAAAGTTTTTGCGGGCTAAATTTGGCGATGTTGAGGATGGAGCTCTTGATGATGCTGATGAAGTAGAACCAGGAAGGGATTTTTGGGGTAAAAAAAGTGACCTGTATGGTGCTGATGTTGGCAATGAG CCACAATCAAGCGATGATGAAGATGCAGCTGAAGAGGAGGATGCGGTTTTGAAACGACAAATGACAATAGCGAATAATCTATCAATGGAGGATTATGGTGTTGAAGATACTAGCCAAGATGAGATTGATAGGGAGCTCACATTTCAG GAAATCTTGGACCATGGAAATGCCCCATCAAAAGCTTCTCTCGACAAAGAAATCAAGGATGAAGAAGGAATGACATATGAAATAGTAAAGAAAGATTTAAATGCATTGACAAAGGAAGAGCAAATGGATGTTGTGTACAG CTCTGCTCCGGAGTTAATTGGCCTTTTATCAGAGCTGAAAGATGCCCTTGAGCAACTTGAGAACAAAGTGAACCCACTTGTGGAAAAG ATTACACGACAAGAGAGTGGAAAGAAGGGAACGATGCCCTATATAGAGGTCAAGCAGCTTCTATTGCAATCCTTTTGCCAAGCTATAACCTTTTATCTTCTTCTCAAGTCCGAGGGGCAGCCTGTTCGTGATCACCCAGTTGTTTCTCATCTTGTTGAGATCAAGAGTTTATTGGATAAG ATAAAAACCATAGATGATAACCTTTCTTTCGACATGgaagaaattttaaagaagGAAATGAATGGTGCAGGAGCTGTTAAGATATTGGAAAAAACTGCTCCAGTAGAATCCGATTCTTTAAAAAACAGTGAAATGTGTTCCATTGTAGCATCTGCAGAACAAGCAACAGTAGAG CCCAACAGAGAAGTTTTGTTGAATACCTTAAAAGAAGCTAAGAGGTCACAAAACAAGCATCAA GATAAGCAAGTCGGACCACAAAGCAtggaaatgttaaaaataagaGCTTCTCTAGAGGAGAAATTGAAACAGCAAGGAGTTTTTAGTTCCATGGCACCAAAGGCTGCTAAGTCtagtaaaaatcaacaacCAGTGAACAG GCAACTTGAGacatttgatgattttgttgatgaagCCATGGAAATAGATGGTGCGTCAAAGGGAGGGGGCAATGGGGATgcaattaagaaaatgattctTCGCCCAAATAAACGCAAG TTTGCTGCTGGTGATGATGATATACCCAAACGAGATGATATTGGGGAAAGGCGAAGAAAGCATGAGCTACGAGTTCTGGCTGGAGCTGGAATTAAATCTGGTGATGATGTTGAAGACGAGACCCGTAGCCTCTCTAGTGACGAAGCTGATGATGCTAACGAAGATAGTGATGCTGATTCTGATTTAGAATTCTACAAACAAGTGGAAAGCAAACATGCTGCAAGGCTTGCTGAAAAATCTGCCAAATACTCCAG AGTTGCGGAAGTTCCATCACTGACAGATACTGTTGCTGATGATGGAAAGCGCCATATCACTAATCAA ATTGAAAAGAATAGGGGTTTAACTCGTGCCCGCAAGAAACTGACTAAAAATCCTAGGAAGAAGTACAAG TTGAAGCACAAAAAGGCAGAAGTGCGTAGAAAAGGGCAGGTTCGAGAGATCAGAAAGCCAACAGGCAGCTATGGAGGTGAAGCATCTGGTATTAATGCAGGGATCAGCCGCAGTGTCAGATTCAAGAACTAG
- the LOC125222647 gene encoding biotin synthase, mitochondrial-like, giving the protein MMWITRSIRRPFAHFQAAANFSSSAAAVEAERCIKNGWRNDWKREEIKSIYDSPVLDLLFHAAQVHRHAHNFREVQQCTLLSIKTGGCSEDCSYCPQSSRYNTGLKPHKLMNKDAVLEAAEKAKEAGSTRFCMGAAWRDTVGRKTNFNQILEYVKEIRGMGMEVCCTLGMLEKQQALALKEAGLTAYNHNLDTSREYYPNIITTRSYDERLQTLEYVRDAGINVCSGGIIGLGEAEEDRVGLLHTLATLPAHPESVPINALIAVQGTPLEDQKPVEIWEMIRMIATARIVMPKAMVRLSAGRVRFSMPEQALCFLAGANSIFTGEKLLTTPNNDYDADQTMFKLLGLIPKAPDFSQNSAKEFETERVEAAASSSG; this is encoded by the exons ATGATGTGGATAACGAGATCCATTCGACGCCCATTCGCCCATTTTCAGGCGGCCGCAAATTTCTCATCTTCCGCGGCGGCGGTGGAAGCGGAGAGGTGCATTAAGAATGGGTGGAGGAACGACTggaagagagaagaaattaAATCCATCTACGATTCCCCTGTTCTCGATCTCCTATTCCATGCT GCTCAAGTTCATAGACACGCTCACAATTTCAGGGAAGTGCAGCAGTGCACCCTTCTATCTATCAAGACTGGCGGATGCAGCGAAGATTGTTCTTATTGCCCGCAGTCCTCCAGATACAACACCGGCCTCAAACCTCACAAGCTTATGAATAAAGACGCAGTCTTGGAGGCTGCTGAAAAG GCAAAAGAGGCTGGTAGCACTCGGTTTTGTATGGGTGCAGCATGGCGAGACACTGTAGGAAGGAAAACTAATTTCAACCAAATCCTTGAGTATGTTAAAGAAATAAG GGGTATGGGGATGGAGGTTTGCTGCACTCTGGGGATGCTGGAGAAGCAGCAAGCTTTAGCACTGAAGGAGGCAGGACTTACAGCTTACAACCATAATCTTGACACCTCAAGAGAATACTACCCAAATATTATAACCACCAGAAGCTATGATGAACGGTTACAGACCCTTGAGTATGTCCGTGATGCGGGTATCAATGTTTGTTCAG GTGGAATAATAGGGCTTGGTGAAGCCGAGGAGGACAGAGTTGGCTTATTACATACATTGGCAACTCTCCCAGCACACCCTGAGAGTGTTCCCATTAATGCACTCATTGCTGTACAAGGCACACCCCTGGAAGATCAAAAG CCAGTTGAAATATGGGAGATGATAAGGATGATTGCAACAGCACGCATTGTGATGCCTAAGGCGATGGTGAGGCTCTCAGCTGGGAGAGTTCGTTTCTCGATGCCTGAGCAAGCGCTTTGCTTTCTTGCTGGTGCGAATTCCATCTTCACGGGAGAGAAGCTCTTGACAACTCCAAACAATGACTATGACGCTGATCAGACCATGTTTAAGCTGCTTGGTCTCATTCCCAAAGCTCCCGATTTCTCACAAAATTCAGCCAAAGAATTTGAAACAGAACGTGTTGAGGCGGCAGCTTCAAGTTCTGGTTGA